Proteins encoded by one window of Photobacterium angustum:
- a CDS encoding cysteine desulfurase family protein yields MFQQPSGQLYRKYFDYNATTPMSEETVSVIQSILPLFANPSSNTLLAKKSKHILATARQNMADLLSVQPEQIFFTSGGSESNNWAIKSILLPHIKQPGHVITTAIEHPSVLATIGYFQKQYGFSVTYLAPDHTGSICPKQLEAAICPDTQLISIMSANNETGRLQPIESIAHIARKRNIPFHVDAVQQVGKKPINCHLIDMDFASVSAHKFYGPKGIGCLYIKEPKHFSPLIHGGGQEQGLRSGTENLIALSGLAAAAKQACVHLTDWHEQALQHKTLLLDLLEQSWLPVTFNGATDPQLALTNCINLAIEGLRGEALALRLELNHGIQVSIGSACSNNKQKQLSHVLSAMQVPEHIIQSAIRISFGQFTQEEDIRALVSALEIEADALFNIGGQVANG; encoded by the coding sequence ATGTTTCAGCAACCTAGCGGCCAACTGTACCGCAAATACTTTGACTACAATGCCACCACACCAATGTCTGAAGAAACAGTGTCGGTGATTCAGTCGATACTGCCACTGTTTGCTAACCCTTCAAGCAACACGTTACTGGCCAAAAAAAGCAAGCATATTCTTGCTACCGCTCGCCAAAATATGGCGGATTTGCTATCAGTGCAACCTGAACAGATCTTTTTTACATCAGGAGGCTCTGAGTCAAACAACTGGGCGATAAAAAGCATCCTGTTGCCGCATATTAAGCAACCTGGACATGTCATCACAACAGCCATAGAGCACCCTTCCGTGCTTGCAACCATTGGCTACTTTCAGAAACAGTACGGATTTAGTGTGACTTATTTGGCACCAGATCATACTGGATCAATTTGTCCTAAACAGCTTGAAGCCGCGATTTGTCCGGACACTCAATTAATCAGCATTATGTCGGCAAATAATGAAACTGGTCGTTTGCAACCCATTGAATCTATTGCCCACATTGCGCGCAAGCGAAATATCCCTTTTCACGTCGACGCCGTTCAGCAGGTGGGGAAGAAGCCAATAAACTGTCATTTGATTGATATGGACTTCGCTTCTGTTTCTGCTCATAAGTTTTATGGACCAAAAGGGATTGGTTGCTTGTACATCAAAGAGCCCAAGCATTTCTCGCCGCTCATTCACGGTGGCGGCCAAGAGCAGGGACTTCGCTCTGGCACTGAGAACCTCATTGCGCTCTCTGGACTCGCTGCGGCGGCGAAGCAAGCATGCGTTCACCTGACCGACTGGCATGAGCAAGCACTTCAACACAAAACCTTGTTATTAGATTTACTTGAGCAATCTTGGCTTCCAGTTACCTTCAATGGCGCGACAGATCCTCAGCTCGCGCTGACAAACTGCATCAACCTCGCTATTGAAGGATTAAGGGGAGAGGCGCTGGCACTTAGGCTTGAGCTCAACCATGGAATTCAAGTATCTATCGGCTCTGCTTGCAGTAACAACAAACAGAAACAACTATCACATGTACTGAGTGCTATGCAGGTTCCAGAGCACATAATCCAAAGTGCCATACGTATCAGCTTTGGTCAGTTTACACAGGAGGAAGATATTCGGGCGTTAGTTTCTGCGCTGGAAATTGAAGCTGACGCATTGTTTAACATTGGAGGTCAGGTCGCCAATGGGTAA
- a CDS encoding fatty acyl-AMP ligase codes for MGNANYSLTLEDNFLTHFFFYAARYPQREACIFQPRGPETAITLSYEALNHKVIEKAKFLVEQGLTNKPVGLLFPTGIEFVVDFLACLAAGVHAVPMNVTKNSKQLERTLAILSDTGVNTVLTTSDTKILVGSLLEDLGEFRWIDACGSVSVTTTLPTIGLDDIAFIQYTSGSTSAPKGVIVSHRNVVDNQRAIQTACGHKQGLIAGGWLPQFHDMGLIGHMLQPLFLGGTYVFMPPLNFIQRPIRWLQLIDRYRIHSSAAPNFGYEHCTKLIKPSASLEQLDLSCWQVALNGSEPIKAATMKDFATQFAAQGFSEKAFFPCYGMAETTLFVSGGPKHGGMQSLQLDRNALAKGKVSTSQPSSTNADSLNVVNCGELSEHFQCAIVDPDKLTRCADNIVGEIWLRSASVSQGYLKQPQTNSLIFEAAIKGEGDQYFLRTGDLGFVRDGCLFVTGRLKELIILRGKNIYPYDLEHICNGYSHAAGGNGASVFTVSDNNTVKLAAAVEIKKRALKEQCHDAMRRDLTQRLAEGAGITLDYLLLLPPGSLPKTTSGKIRRGECQHLLNTAPLQGEFSH; via the coding sequence ATGGGTAACGCTAACTATTCACTTACTTTAGAAGATAACTTCTTAACGCATTTTTTCTTCTACGCGGCTCGGTATCCACAACGAGAGGCATGTATATTCCAACCTCGCGGCCCAGAAACTGCGATCACTTTGAGCTATGAAGCGTTAAATCATAAAGTCATCGAAAAAGCGAAATTTCTTGTTGAGCAAGGCTTAACTAACAAACCCGTTGGATTGCTATTTCCAACTGGCATAGAGTTTGTGGTGGACTTTCTCGCATGCCTAGCTGCGGGTGTGCATGCGGTGCCAATGAATGTCACTAAGAACAGCAAGCAGCTTGAGCGTACGCTTGCGATTCTCTCCGATACCGGCGTCAACACTGTCCTTACCACATCAGACACGAAGATCTTAGTTGGTAGCTTACTTGAGGATCTGGGTGAGTTTCGTTGGATCGACGCCTGCGGCAGTGTATCAGTGACAACAACGCTGCCTACCATCGGCCTTGATGACATTGCATTTATTCAATATACCTCGGGATCCACTAGTGCTCCTAAAGGCGTCATCGTTAGCCATCGTAATGTGGTCGATAATCAACGGGCAATACAAACAGCTTGTGGCCATAAACAAGGTTTGATCGCTGGCGGGTGGTTACCTCAATTTCATGACATGGGACTTATTGGGCACATGTTGCAACCCCTTTTCTTAGGGGGAACATATGTGTTTATGCCACCGCTAAATTTTATTCAGCGACCAATTCGTTGGCTGCAATTAATTGACCGCTATCGGATCCACAGCTCTGCCGCCCCTAATTTTGGCTATGAACACTGCACCAAGTTAATAAAGCCAAGCGCATCTCTTGAACAATTGGATTTAAGCTGCTGGCAAGTAGCACTCAATGGCTCAGAGCCAATTAAAGCCGCCACAATGAAAGACTTCGCGACTCAATTTGCAGCGCAAGGCTTTAGTGAAAAAGCATTTTTCCCTTGCTATGGAATGGCTGAAACAACGTTGTTTGTCAGCGGAGGTCCTAAACACGGCGGTATGCAAAGCCTTCAGCTCGATCGCAACGCACTTGCCAAAGGCAAGGTGTCAACTAGCCAGCCTTCATCGACCAACGCAGACTCGCTCAACGTGGTTAACTGTGGTGAGCTTAGTGAACATTTTCAGTGCGCTATCGTCGACCCAGACAAACTAACCCGATGTGCAGACAATATCGTCGGCGAAATTTGGCTACGCAGTGCATCTGTATCACAAGGCTACCTTAAGCAGCCACAAACCAACTCACTCATTTTTGAAGCCGCAATAAAAGGAGAAGGTGACCAATACTTCCTCCGTACCGGTGATCTTGGTTTTGTCCGTGATGGCTGTCTATTTGTCACTGGCCGATTAAAAGAGCTCATTATCTTGCGAGGCAAGAACATTTACCCCTATGACCTGGAGCATATTTGTAACGGTTACTCACACGCAGCAGGGGGGAATGGCGCATCAGTGTTCACGGTTAGTGACAACAATACGGTCAAACTGGCCGCTGCAGTGGAGATCAAAAAGCGTGCACTAAAAGAGCAATGCCATGATGCCATGCGCCGCGATCTGACACAAAGGCTAGCAGAAGGCGCGGGTATCACTCTTGACTATCTACTATTGCTACCACCTGGAAGCTTACCAAAAACCACCAGTGGAAAAATTCGTCGCGGCGAATGCCAACACTTATTAAACACAGCTCCACTTCAAGGCGAATTCAGTCATTAA
- a CDS encoding AAA family ATPase: MGKIILLGSQKGGCGKSTLAVNVAGWLVHQGHNVILVDADPQGSAVRWAQDRQEQETLKHIPHVQASGNINQTLKDLAVHYDYVVADTAGRDSRELRTGMVIADVLLSPSRPSQYDLDTLPHLTDVFLQAQDINPKLKGYLVLNMCPTNPVIKEADDAKEYLSDFPEFGVATTLVYDRKAFRDCVAEGKSVFEWKDAKAKAEISALMEEVFHG, translated from the coding sequence ATGGGAAAGATTATTTTGCTTGGTAGCCAAAAGGGCGGCTGTGGTAAATCCACCTTAGCGGTAAACGTGGCTGGCTGGTTAGTGCATCAAGGTCATAACGTAATTTTGGTTGATGCAGATCCCCAAGGCTCTGCCGTTCGTTGGGCGCAAGATCGCCAGGAGCAAGAAACCCTAAAACATATCCCTCACGTACAAGCGTCAGGCAATATCAACCAAACGTTGAAAGATTTAGCGGTCCATTACGATTACGTGGTTGCCGATACAGCTGGCCGTGATAGTCGTGAATTACGTACCGGTATGGTGATTGCCGATGTGCTGTTATCCCCTTCTCGCCCATCGCAATATGATTTAGATACCTTGCCACATCTAACAGATGTATTCCTTCAAGCACAAGACATCAATCCAAAATTAAAAGGTTACCTGGTACTGAACATGTGCCCGACAAATCCTGTGATCAAAGAAGCGGATGATGCCAAAGAATACCTGTCTGATTTCCCAGAGTTCGGTGTAGCAACAACGCTTGTTTACGATCGCAAAGCGTTTCGTGATTGTGTTGCTGAAGGTAAATCAGTATTTGAGTGGAAAGACGCAAAAGCCAAAGCTGAAATTAGCGCATTGATGGAGGAAGTATTCCATGGTTAA
- a CDS encoding iron-sulfur cluster assembly scaffold protein: protein MYNDIIITNFTAPTCSGELTSPDVTFMVGNSVCGDRIEIALNTKNQSITEAKFQAWGCATSVATANIFCNAITEKSASQIQQWPVSDMAPLLGDLEPSQQHCVAILEGLFEELAKSINSTNGEMTFNVEAKHVSAT from the coding sequence ATGTACAACGACATCATTATTACTAACTTCACTGCCCCTACCTGCAGCGGTGAATTGACGTCACCAGATGTCACTTTCATGGTCGGCAATTCAGTGTGCGGCGATAGAATTGAAATAGCGTTAAACACTAAGAATCAAAGTATTACCGAAGCTAAATTCCAGGCATGGGGGTGCGCGACGTCAGTCGCCACCGCCAACATCTTTTGTAACGCGATTACCGAAAAGTCAGCGAGCCAAATACAGCAATGGCCTGTTTCTGATATGGCACCTTTACTTGGAGATCTTGAGCCTTCCCAACAACATTGTGTGGCTATCTTGGAAGGACTCTTTGAGGAGCTGGCAAAGAGCATCAACAGCACTAACGGTGAAATGACTTTTAATGTGGAGGCTAAGCATGTTTCAGCAACCTAG
- a CDS encoding LuxE family acyl-protein synthetase: protein MHSTIDDLCQQLGLNPLKVALSSVKELYAMPEQQLLDFKFSIIKEAFEFHYQNNAFYRQSCDQKGVTPETLTAAAQLIDIPVMPIELFKAQDNFKLLSKSLNDVELEMRSTGTSGIPSVSRRCKETVDNAVLGIYTMYREFLNISKGAGLYLCPSTEEIPEMGMIKALNMLAGLLDTHRFMVQNEQMVPEDVQAQLDEWAGKFDRHIIGPPFLINRFIRFLKATNTKLKLDKNSYVITLGGWKRFSGDMLSRAEFNQECIDYLGVEPKNIRDIYALVESNVIAIDDENGVKHVSPFIHFSVRDPKQLNKEVPLGTTGQLAILDPLSRSTPGFILTEDLVRLLPKEEGDHRSGQRIQYVMRLPESKEFGCCAVNLDKRLDDLEAEQTEGCPLVS, encoded by the coding sequence ATGCACAGCACAATCGACGATCTTTGTCAGCAACTAGGACTTAACCCTCTCAAGGTCGCACTTTCATCTGTTAAAGAACTGTATGCCATGCCAGAGCAGCAGCTACTTGATTTCAAATTTTCCATCATCAAAGAAGCATTTGAATTCCACTATCAAAACAATGCATTTTATCGCCAATCTTGTGACCAGAAAGGCGTGACTCCCGAGACTCTGACAGCTGCAGCACAGCTCATTGATATCCCTGTGATGCCAATTGAACTGTTCAAAGCACAAGACAACTTCAAGCTATTATCAAAATCGCTCAATGACGTAGAGCTTGAAATGAGAAGTACTGGCACCTCTGGTATCCCAAGTGTTTCTCGTCGCTGCAAAGAAACGGTCGACAACGCCGTACTTGGTATTTACACCATGTATCGTGAGTTCCTCAATATCTCAAAAGGTGCAGGTCTCTACCTGTGTCCTTCGACTGAAGAAATCCCAGAGATGGGGATGATCAAAGCACTCAATATGCTTGCTGGCCTGCTGGATACACACCGCTTTATGGTACAAAACGAACAGATGGTGCCGGAGGATGTACAAGCACAACTGGATGAATGGGCTGGCAAGTTTGATCGCCATATCATTGGACCTCCCTTCTTAATCAATCGCTTTATCCGTTTTCTAAAAGCAACCAATACTAAGCTAAAGCTGGACAAGAACAGTTACGTTATTACCTTAGGTGGCTGGAAACGCTTTAGTGGTGATATGTTGTCACGTGCCGAATTTAATCAAGAATGTATCGATTACTTGGGTGTCGAACCTAAGAACATTCGTGACATATACGCACTCGTTGAATCTAATGTCATCGCGATAGATGACGAAAATGGTGTTAAACACGTCTCTCCTTTCATTCACTTCTCCGTACGCGATCCAAAACAACTAAATAAAGAAGTGCCTCTCGGCACGACTGGGCAGCTAGCCATTTTAGATCCCCTATCACGCTCTACTCCTGGCTTTATATTGACGGAAGATTTGGTTCGCCTATTACCAAAAGAAGAAGGCGACCATCGCTCCGGTCAACGAATACAGTATGTAATGAGACTTCCTGAATCCAAAGAGTTTGGTTGCTGTGCTGTCAATCTTGACAAGCGTTTAGACGACCTAGAGGCAGAGCAAACTGAAGGCTGCCCACTGGTTAGCTAA
- a CDS encoding AraC family transcriptional regulator, with protein MTTHLSPHALVKPKVWLKPGTLLFYGSNLDTNEHEHHTIQLVFPRENSACFIGEEKIESNLIIGPKVSHKLTLEEGWILLIEPYSHLGQRVSQYLGEQTICTFPPIVGHDMNPTIDANAPLHIFLPYLTMLKKQTRLDDELPTSIAPRIQSLLDELDHCLSGKCRKPSSWRASDVAKQLNISESRFLHLFKQNIGIAWRPYLRWRRLICAVYSLRQGLSATNAAYIAGFSDSAHLSRTFREEFGVSISQIKQVLAS; from the coding sequence ATGACTACTCATCTTTCACCTCACGCATTAGTCAAACCTAAGGTCTGGTTAAAGCCCGGAACCTTACTGTTTTATGGCTCTAACCTTGATACCAACGAGCATGAACATCACACAATTCAGCTGGTTTTCCCTCGCGAAAATAGTGCTTGTTTCATCGGAGAGGAAAAAATTGAATCCAACCTCATCATTGGCCCTAAAGTCTCGCACAAGTTAACGCTAGAAGAAGGATGGATTTTATTGATTGAACCATATAGCCATTTAGGTCAAAGAGTGAGTCAGTATCTCGGTGAGCAAACTATTTGTACGTTTCCCCCTATTGTTGGGCACGATATGAATCCCACTATCGATGCCAATGCACCGCTCCATATTTTTTTGCCTTACTTAACCATGCTCAAAAAGCAAACCCGACTCGATGATGAACTCCCTACTAGCATAGCTCCTAGAATTCAGTCTCTGCTGGATGAACTTGATCATTGTTTGTCTGGAAAATGTCGTAAGCCTAGCTCATGGCGAGCGAGCGATGTGGCGAAACAGCTCAATATTTCGGAAAGCCGTTTTCTTCATTTATTTAAGCAAAATATTGGTATTGCTTGGCGTCCTTATTTACGATGGCGCAGGCTCATTTGTGCGGTTTACTCATTAAGGCAAGGGTTATCAGCAACCAATGCTGCCTACATTGCAGGTTTCTCAGATAGCGCCCACCTAAGTCGGACATTTCGTGAAGAGTTTGGTGTTTCTATTAGTCAAATCAAACAGGTTTTAGCTTCCTAA